From a region of the Kaistia sp. 32K genome:
- a CDS encoding DUF1284 domain-containing protein gives MTVRLRAHHLLCMLTYVGKGYTPDFCANYDLIAARLTRGEDILLVTGPDDVCAPLLSTEDPHCHNESVLERDAEAAASIAALLDAPVQPGFRLSLDAMTLTRFRAAFAAGTTRTACGGCEWSGLCDSVAGGGFQGTRLAGG, from the coding sequence ATGACGGTCCGGCTCCGCGCCCATCACCTGCTCTGCATGCTGACCTATGTCGGCAAGGGCTACACGCCGGACTTCTGCGCCAATTACGACCTGATCGCCGCGCGGCTGACGCGCGGCGAGGACATCCTCCTCGTCACCGGCCCGGACGACGTCTGCGCGCCGCTGCTGTCGACCGAGGACCCGCATTGCCACAATGAAAGCGTGCTGGAGCGCGACGCCGAGGCAGCCGCCTCGATCGCCGCCCTGCTCGACGCGCCCGTCCAGCCGGGCTTCCGGCTTTCCCTCGACGCCATGACGCTTACCCGCTTCCGTGCCGCCTTCGCCGCCGGGACCACGCGCACGGCCTGCGGCGGCTGCGAATGGTCGGGGCTCTGCGACAGCGTCGCCGGCGGCGGCTTCCAGGGCACGCGGCTGGCCGGGGGCTGA
- a CDS encoding site-specific DNA-methyltransferase: protein MKALARKPAEVAHRAPWLDTIIKGDCVAALEKLPSASVDLVFADPPYNLQLEGGLTRPDHSVVDAVDDHWDKFDSFEAYDAFTRAWLLAVRRVLKPDGALWVIGSYHNIFRVGATLQDLGFWILNDVVWRKSNPMPNFRGKRFTNAHETMIWASRGQNSKYTFNYEAMKAFNDDVQMRSDWLLPICTGHERLKDGEGHKVHPTQKPEALLARVMLASTKPGDVVLDPFFGSGTTGAVAKRLGRHFVGVEREQSYIDAAQARIDAVETAPAAALELLKGKRSEPRIPFGTLLERGLIVPGAVLTDSRGRHQARVRADGSLESGALMGSIHRVGALVQGFDACNGWTFWHVHHNGRLTSIDDLRKIVRDELAAAGG, encoded by the coding sequence ATGAAGGCACTCGCTCGGAAGCCGGCCGAGGTCGCTCACAGGGCGCCCTGGCTTGACACCATCATCAAGGGCGATTGCGTCGCCGCGCTGGAGAAGCTGCCTTCCGCGTCGGTCGACCTCGTCTTCGCGGATCCGCCCTACAACCTGCAGCTCGAAGGCGGCCTGACCCGTCCCGATCACTCTGTCGTCGACGCGGTCGATGATCATTGGGACAAGTTCGACAGCTTCGAGGCCTATGACGCCTTCACCCGCGCCTGGCTGCTCGCGGTCCGCCGCGTGCTGAAGCCCGATGGCGCACTCTGGGTCATCGGCTCCTATCACAACATCTTCCGCGTCGGCGCGACGCTGCAGGATCTCGGCTTCTGGATCCTGAACGACGTCGTCTGGCGCAAGTCGAACCCGATGCCGAATTTCCGCGGCAAGCGCTTCACCAATGCGCATGAGACGATGATCTGGGCCTCGCGCGGCCAGAACTCGAAATACACGTTCAACTACGAGGCCATGAAGGCCTTCAATGACGACGTGCAGATGCGCTCCGACTGGCTGCTGCCGATCTGCACCGGCCACGAGCGGCTGAAGGACGGGGAGGGGCACAAGGTGCACCCGACCCAGAAGCCGGAAGCGCTGCTCGCCCGCGTCATGCTCGCCTCGACGAAGCCCGGCGACGTCGTCCTCGACCCGTTCTTCGGCTCCGGCACGACCGGCGCCGTCGCCAAGCGCCTCGGCCGCCACTTCGTCGGCGTCGAGCGCGAGCAGAGCTATATCGACGCCGCCCAGGCCCGCATCGACGCCGTCGAGACGGCGCCGGCCGCCGCCCTCGAGCTGCTCAAGGGCAAGCGTTCGGAGCCGCGCATTCCGTTCGGCACGCTGCTGGAGCGCGGCCTGATCGTTCCGGGCGCCGTGCTGACGGATTCGCGCGGCCGCCACCAGGCCCGCGTCCGCGCCGACGGATCGCTCGAATCCGGCGCGCTGATGGGCTCGATCCATCGCGTCGGCGCGCTGGTGCAGGGTTTCGACGCCTGCAACGGCTGGACCTTCTGGCACGTCCATCACAACGGACGGCTGACCTCGATCGACGATCTTCGCAAGATCGTCCGCGATGAACTGGCTGCAGCCGGAGGCTGA
- a CDS encoding class I SAM-dependent methyltransferase translates to MGSDIARFVGNIPEDYDRGLGPVIFVDAAEDLARRVESRNPALVLEIAAGTGILTRRLRDVLPVSVRLTATDLNAPMLELAQSKFRPGEPVEFQTADAMVLPFRDASFDVVVCQFGMMFFPDKDRCNREVFRVIDPGGYYFFNTWGSHADNPYGRIVHETIGSFFPKDPPQFYHVPFSAHEVEPIRTSLSAAGFTDIEVTEVRRQGVIPDAHAFAHGLVYGNPAIAEIRGRGGVDPERLVDAVAKALRAEFGADPGHMPLKWFVFQAQKAI, encoded by the coding sequence ATGGGCAGCGATATCGCGCGCTTCGTCGGCAATATCCCCGAGGATTACGACCGGGGCCTCGGGCCGGTGATCTTCGTCGATGCGGCCGAGGATCTCGCCCGGCGCGTCGAGAGCCGCAATCCGGCGCTGGTGCTGGAGATCGCGGCGGGAACCGGCATCCTGACCCGGCGGCTGCGCGACGTGCTGCCGGTCAGCGTCCGCCTGACGGCGACCGATCTCAACGCGCCCATGCTCGAACTGGCGCAGTCGAAGTTCCGTCCCGGCGAGCCCGTCGAGTTCCAGACCGCCGACGCCATGGTGCTTCCGTTCCGGGATGCTTCGTTCGACGTGGTCGTCTGCCAGTTCGGCATGATGTTCTTTCCCGACAAGGATCGTTGCAACCGCGAGGTTTTTCGCGTGATCGATCCCGGCGGGTACTATTTCTTCAACACCTGGGGATCGCATGCCGACAATCCCTATGGCCGGATCGTGCACGAGACCATCGGCAGCTTCTTCCCGAAGGATCCGCCGCAGTTCTACCACGTGCCGTTTTCCGCTCATGAGGTCGAGCCGATCCGCACCTCGCTCTCGGCGGCCGGCTTCACCGACATCGAGGTCACGGAAGTCCGCCGCCAGGGCGTCATTCCCGATGCGCATGCCTTTGCGCATGGGCTGGTCTACGGCAACCCGGCGATCGCCGAGATCCGGGGGCGCGGCGGCGTCGATCCGGAGCGGCTGGTGGACGCGGTTGCCAAGGCACTCCGGGCCGAATTCGGCGCCGATCCCGGCCACATGCCCCTGAAATGGTTCGTCTTCCAGGCGCAGAAGGCGATCTAG
- a CDS encoding NAD(P)/FAD-dependent oxidoreductase has translation MRYDAIIIGGSYAGLSAAMQLARAGRAICVVDSNTPRNRFAAASHGFFGQDGAAPRAMIAQAREKLLAYPNVHFVGGSAQYANPEPDGFSVDLGMGETLRGSKLVLAFGVIDDLPEIPGLAQKWGKSVLHCPYCHGYEFKGQRLGVLNAMEKSVHQALMIPDWGPTTFFLNGGAMPDEETLEKLARREVSMEPAKIAALEGTETELTGVRFEDGRVVALDALFTASRTRMASPIAEQLGCAFDDGMLGPVLRTDAMKMTTVPGVYAAGDIARGMHNATFASADGVMAGTGLHQALIFEPLAA, from the coding sequence ATGCGGTATGACGCCATCATCATCGGCGGCAGCTATGCCGGGCTCTCGGCGGCGATGCAGCTCGCCCGCGCCGGACGCGCGATCTGCGTCGTCGACAGCAATACCCCGCGCAACCGCTTCGCCGCCGCCTCGCACGGCTTCTTCGGACAGGACGGCGCAGCGCCGCGCGCCATGATCGCCCAGGCCCGCGAAAAGCTCCTCGCCTATCCGAACGTCCATTTCGTCGGCGGCTCGGCCCAGTATGCCAATCCCGAGCCGGACGGTTTCTCCGTCGATCTCGGCATGGGGGAGACGCTGCGCGGCAGCAAGCTCGTGCTCGCCTTCGGCGTGATCGACGACCTGCCGGAGATCCCGGGCCTCGCCCAGAAGTGGGGCAAGTCGGTGCTGCATTGCCCCTATTGCCATGGCTACGAGTTCAAGGGACAGCGCCTCGGCGTCCTCAACGCAATGGAGAAGTCCGTGCACCAGGCGCTGATGATCCCGGACTGGGGGCCGACCACGTTCTTCCTGAACGGCGGCGCCATGCCGGACGAGGAGACGCTCGAGAAGCTCGCCCGCCGGGAGGTGTCGATGGAACCGGCGAAGATCGCGGCGCTGGAGGGGACGGAGACGGAGCTCACCGGCGTCCGGTTCGAGGACGGTCGCGTGGTGGCGCTCGACGCGCTCTTCACCGCCTCGCGGACGAGGATGGCGAGCCCGATCGCCGAGCAGCTCGGCTGCGCCTTCGACGACGGGATGCTGGGGCCGGTCCTGCGCACCGACGCCATGAAGATGACGACGGTTCCGGGTGTCTACGCCGCCGGCGACATCGCGCGCGGCATGCACAACGCCACCTTCGCCTCGGCCGACGGCGTCATGGCCGGCACCGGGCTTCATCAGGCGTTGATCTTCGAGCCGCTGGCGGCCTGA
- a CDS encoding Rrf2 family transcriptional regulator, giving the protein MKHDSRLSGVLHVLLHMLEAGEPLTSEQLAAMMSTNPVVIRRIMAGLRDAGFVGSAKGHGGGWTVTCDPAAVTLDDIYAAIGSPPVFALGHRSENPACLVEQAVNASLESAFQDAGQLLLKRLRTVTLAALAADFHARFQARNATKKDISHAV; this is encoded by the coding sequence ATGAAACACGACAGCAGACTTTCGGGCGTCCTCCACGTCCTCCTCCACATGCTCGAGGCCGGCGAACCGCTCACCTCCGAGCAATTGGCCGCGATGATGTCGACCAACCCGGTCGTCATCCGCCGCATCATGGCGGGCCTGCGCGACGCGGGCTTCGTCGGCTCGGCCAAGGGCCATGGCGGCGGCTGGACCGTCACCTGCGACCCCGCCGCCGTCACCCTCGACGACATCTATGCGGCGATCGGCTCGCCGCCCGTCTTCGCGCTCGGCCATCGCAGCGAGAACCCGGCCTGCCTCGTCGAGCAGGCGGTCAACGCCTCGCTGGAATCGGCCTTCCAGGACGCGGGGCAATTGCTGCTCAAGCGCCTGCGCACGGTCACGCTGGCAGCGCTCGCCGCCGATTTCCACGCCCGTTTCCAGGCCAGAAATGCAACCAAGAAGGACATCAGCCATGCGGTATGA
- a CDS encoding MBL fold metallo-hydrolase codes for MPPTSDATGQETAVSPRVDAFFERETGSVQYVLTDPATGHCALIDPVLDYDEKSATTSTKSADALLAFVEREKLRVEWILDTHPHADHLSAASYLKERTGAAMAIGAQVTDVQRLWKTLYNLPSFPDDGSQWDRLFADGDRFRLGEMEVEVLFSPGHTLASVTYVAGDAAFVHDTLLMPDFGTARCDFPGGDAHAMWRTIQRILSLPDNTRLFTGHDYMPNGRAPAWESTVARQKAENVHLAKAASEAEFVALRRARDATLPMPKLILHALQVNLAGGRLPPPESDGRRYLKIPLNALGPASQG; via the coding sequence ATGCCGCCGACTTCCGATGCGACGGGCCAGGAGACGGCCGTTTCCCCCCGCGTCGACGCGTTCTTCGAGCGGGAGACGGGCAGCGTCCAGTATGTGCTGACCGACCCCGCCACAGGGCATTGCGCGCTGATCGATCCCGTCCTCGACTATGACGAGAAATCGGCGACCACCTCGACGAAATCGGCGGATGCGCTGCTCGCCTTCGTCGAGCGGGAGAAGCTCCGCGTCGAATGGATCCTCGACACCCATCCGCATGCCGATCATCTGTCGGCGGCGAGCTATCTGAAGGAGCGCACCGGCGCTGCCATGGCGATCGGCGCGCAGGTGACGGATGTGCAGCGGCTCTGGAAGACGCTCTACAACCTGCCGTCCTTCCCGGATGACGGCTCGCAATGGGATCGCCTGTTCGCCGATGGCGACCGGTTTCGCCTCGGCGAGATGGAGGTCGAGGTGCTGTTCTCGCCCGGCCACACGCTCGCCTCCGTCACCTATGTCGCGGGCGACGCGGCCTTCGTTCACGACACACTGCTGATGCCGGATTTCGGCACGGCGCGCTGCGATTTCCCCGGTGGCGACGCGCATGCGATGTGGCGGACGATCCAGCGCATCCTGTCGCTGCCGGACAATACGCGCCTCTTCACTGGCCATGACTACATGCCGAACGGCCGCGCGCCGGCCTGGGAAAGCACGGTGGCGCGGCAGAAAGCCGAGAATGTCCATCTCGCCAAGGCGGCGAGCGAGGCCGAGTTCGTAGCGCTTCGCCGGGCGCGCGACGCGACGCTGCCGATGCCGAAGCTGATCCTGCATGCGCTGCAGGTGAACCTCGCCGGCGGCCGGCTGCCGCCGCCCGAAAGCGACGGCCGGCGCTATCTGAAGATCCCGCTCAACGCACTGGGCCCGGCTTCGCAGGGCTGA
- a CDS encoding HAD family phosphatase, with protein sequence MSEIRHIVFDIGNVLLRWDPEIPYRRLIPDETARRRFLTEICTGDWNKEQDRGRGWADGEAVLIERFPEHEPMIRAFRANWHEMIPGSLAETPAILDTLVAAGQDVTALTNFASDTFVEAVERFPYLRLFRGVTVSGDIGMLKPDLEIYRLHAETFGLTPASTLFFDDSPANVEGARQAGWQAELFVDAATMRRDLARHGVIIPLAASSSAAT encoded by the coding sequence ATGAGCGAGATCAGGCACATCGTCTTCGATATCGGCAACGTGCTGCTGCGCTGGGACCCCGAGATCCCCTATCGCCGCCTGATCCCCGACGAGACCGCGCGGCGCCGGTTTCTCACCGAAATCTGCACCGGCGACTGGAACAAGGAGCAGGATCGCGGCCGCGGATGGGCCGATGGCGAAGCCGTGCTTATCGAGCGCTTTCCCGAGCATGAGCCGATGATCCGCGCCTTTCGGGCCAACTGGCACGAGATGATCCCCGGCTCCCTCGCCGAGACGCCCGCGATCCTCGACACGCTGGTCGCGGCCGGGCAGGACGTCACGGCGCTCACCAATTTCGCCAGCGACACCTTCGTTGAGGCGGTCGAGCGCTTTCCGTATCTGCGGCTGTTCCGGGGCGTCACCGTCTCCGGCGACATCGGCATGCTGAAGCCTGATCTGGAGATCTACCGGCTGCATGCGGAAACGTTCGGGCTGACGCCGGCCTCGACGCTCTTCTTCGACGACAGCCCCGCGAATGTCGAAGGGGCGCGGCAGGCCGGCTGGCAGGCCGAACTCTTCGTCGACGCCGCGACGATGCGGCGCGACCTCGCCCGCCACGGCGTGATCATTCCCCTCGCCGCCTCTTCCTCCGCCGCCACCTGA
- a CDS encoding HAD family phosphatase, producing the protein MLVLFDCDGVLVDSEIISSRVDSERLSAIGYDISVEEMSHRFAGLTWERISKLIEADLGHALPENFHAETNAELDRRLAKDLQIIPGVQDMLDRLDYPRCICSNSSPERLKISLTKTELYDRFRPYIFSAVAVRNKQPKPAPDVYLHGAAEFGVDPKDCIVVEDSTHGIHAGRAAGMRVIGFTGGMHSWPGHADALTAAGAITVINRMADLPATIEALAAWNPDDL; encoded by the coding sequence ATGCTTGTTCTTTTCGATTGCGACGGGGTGCTCGTCGATTCCGAAATCATCTCCTCCCGCGTCGACAGCGAACGGCTTTCCGCCATCGGCTACGACATCTCGGTCGAGGAAATGTCGCACCGCTTCGCCGGCCTGACCTGGGAGCGCATCTCCAAGCTGATCGAGGCGGATCTCGGCCACGCGCTGCCGGAGAACTTCCACGCCGAGACCAATGCGGAGCTCGACCGGCGCCTCGCCAAGGACCTGCAAATCATCCCCGGCGTGCAGGACATGCTCGATCGCCTCGACTACCCGCGCTGCATCTGCTCGAACTCCTCGCCCGAGCGGCTGAAGATCTCGCTGACCAAGACCGAGCTCTACGACCGCTTCCGGCCCTACATCTTCTCGGCCGTCGCCGTCCGCAACAAGCAGCCGAAGCCGGCCCCCGACGTCTACCTGCACGGCGCGGCGGAGTTCGGCGTCGACCCGAAGGACTGCATCGTCGTCGAGGATTCGACCCATGGCATCCATGCCGGCCGCGCCGCAGGCATGCGTGTCATCGGCTTCACCGGCGGCATGCACTCCTGGCCCGGCCATGCCGACGCGCTGACCGCCGCCGGCGCCATCACGGTGATCAACCGCATGGCCGACCTGCCGGCGACGATCGAGGCGCTGGCCGCCTGGAACCCGGACGACCTCTGA
- a CDS encoding VWA domain-containing protein has translation MIRGFLALPAALALLCATSLSVLADDVMLVLDASASMAGKLGRDRKIDLVADSIEAAVADFPTEARIGMLAFGSKSKTSCTDASVIVKPQRNGNEAVTAAAAKLQPRGKAPLAVAVERAANALDYKSARATVIVFVDKVEACDANPCVLAESLAGRAKDLTVEVIGLGLDDKEIEQVACLADKTGGKFINAKDGTDVAGGLAAALAAAKAPPANLPSAHIEAPAKVIQSSVFDVAYDGPKVKGDRIQIVWPGLPAGSEIRSALVDKDGKMRRLRAPTEAGTYEIRYYHPKLNVILATQSIEVDVKPTTVTVDEHVGAGAPLKVVWSGPASSKDEIRIAPVGAAPGTKLAAIPVNKDGRALTFIAPTAAGRYEARYLSAEDNAVAATASFTVDAPSASLKGPDTAQAGSRITVDWSGPAARYDDIVIARTDMEPGDHLTMARIRPDRPTVSIVVPKDPGRYELRYIAGDGTAIFARAPLTVR, from the coding sequence ATGATCCGCGGTTTCCTTGCCCTGCCGGCTGCGCTGGCTCTCCTCTGCGCCACCAGCTTGTCGGTGCTCGCCGACGACGTGATGCTGGTGCTCGACGCCTCCGCCTCGATGGCCGGCAAGCTTGGCCGCGACCGCAAGATCGACCTGGTCGCCGACAGCATCGAAGCGGCTGTCGCCGATTTCCCGACCGAGGCGCGCATCGGCATGCTGGCCTTCGGCTCCAAGAGCAAGACGAGCTGCACGGACGCCTCCGTCATCGTGAAGCCGCAGCGCAACGGCAACGAGGCCGTCACCGCCGCCGCTGCCAAGCTGCAGCCGCGCGGCAAGGCGCCGCTGGCCGTCGCCGTCGAGCGCGCCGCCAACGCGCTCGACTACAAGAGCGCCCGCGCCACCGTCATCGTCTTCGTCGACAAGGTGGAAGCCTGCGACGCCAATCCCTGCGTGCTGGCGGAATCGCTCGCCGGTCGCGCCAAGGACCTGACCGTCGAGGTGATCGGCCTCGGCCTCGACGACAAGGAGATCGAACAGGTCGCCTGCCTCGCCGACAAGACCGGCGGCAAGTTCATCAACGCCAAGGACGGCACCGACGTCGCCGGCGGCCTCGCCGCGGCGCTCGCCGCCGCCAAGGCGCCGCCGGCAAACCTGCCCTCGGCCCATATCGAGGCACCGGCCAAGGTGATCCAGTCCAGCGTGTTCGACGTCGCCTATGACGGCCCGAAGGTGAAGGGCGACCGCATCCAGATCGTCTGGCCGGGACTGCCGGCGGGATCGGAAATCCGCAGCGCCCTCGTCGACAAGGACGGCAAGATGCGCCGGCTGCGCGCGCCGACCGAGGCGGGCACCTACGAGATCCGCTACTACCATCCGAAGCTCAACGTCATTCTCGCCACCCAGTCGATCGAGGTGGACGTCAAGCCGACCACCGTCACGGTCGACGAGCATGTCGGCGCCGGCGCGCCGCTGAAGGTGGTCTGGTCCGGCCCGGCCTCGTCGAAGGACGAGATCCGGATCGCGCCGGTCGGCGCCGCGCCCGGCACGAAGCTCGCCGCCATTCCCGTCAACAAGGACGGCCGCGCGCTGACCTTCATCGCCCCGACGGCGGCCGGCCGCTACGAGGCGCGCTACCTGTCGGCCGAGGACAATGCGGTCGCCGCCACCGCTTCCTTCACCGTCGACGCGCCCTCGGCCTCGCTCAAGGGCCCGGACACGGCCCAGGCGGGCAGCCGGATCACCGTCGACTGGTCCGGTCCCGCCGCGCGCTACGACGACATCGTCATCGCCCGCACCGACATGGAACCCGGCGATCACCTGACCATGGCCCGCATCCGCCCGGACCGCCCGACCGTCAGCATCGTCGTGCCGAAGGATCCGGGCCGTTACGAGCTGCGCTATATCGCCGGCGACGGCACCGCGATCTTCGCCCGCGCGCCGCTCACCGTGCGCTGA
- a CDS encoding ABC-F family ATP-binding cassette domain-containing protein: MSLRSATPLVALNDVSFTTPDGRPLLDRIDLAFGPERTGLVGRNGIGKSTLLKILAGEMPPAQGSVDRVGRIAMLRQDLRATAGQTVAGALGIADDLARLDRMERGFGSAEDAAEADWTLESRLADALAAVDLPGLDPAREMASLSGGQRTRLGLAALLLADPDILLLDEPTNNLDADGRAAVARLLASWKKGAIVVSHDRELLRDMDRIVELSSLGARVYGGNYDLYAERKAAERATAARDLDLAKSEAKATERRIQAAVERQQKRDGAGARSRAKGDQARILVDAKRDRSERTKGAIGQRAERQRLAVSETLASAEAEVERVETLGIALPSTGLPASRVVLAVERAGFAYPGEPPVIADFSLTLTGPERIALTGPNGAGKSTLLRLASGDIEPTEGRVLRPVASARLDQSVGILDPALSIVENFRRLNPDASLNHAHAMLARFLFRNQAALKPVHALSGGETLRAGLACALGGATPPGLLILDEPTNHLDLDSIAAIEAALRDFDGALLVTSHDEDFLAAIGVTRRIVLSRDTVSPAKPGPVR, translated from the coding sequence ATGTCTCTTCGTTCCGCCACGCCGCTCGTGGCCCTGAATGACGTCTCCTTCACGACGCCAGACGGACGCCCCCTCCTCGACCGCATCGATCTCGCCTTCGGCCCCGAGCGCACCGGCCTTGTCGGCCGCAACGGCATCGGCAAGTCGACGCTCCTGAAGATCCTCGCCGGCGAGATGCCGCCGGCGCAGGGCTCGGTCGACCGCGTCGGTCGCATCGCCATGCTGCGGCAGGATTTGCGCGCGACCGCGGGCCAGACGGTCGCCGGCGCGCTCGGCATCGCCGACGATCTCGCCCGGCTCGACCGCATGGAGCGCGGCTTCGGCTCGGCCGAAGACGCGGCGGAGGCCGACTGGACGCTGGAATCCCGGCTTGCCGACGCGCTCGCCGCCGTCGACCTTCCCGGCCTCGATCCGGCGCGCGAAATGGCGAGCCTCAGCGGTGGCCAGCGCACGCGGCTCGGGCTCGCAGCCCTGCTCCTTGCCGATCCCGACATACTGCTGCTCGACGAGCCGACCAACAATCTCGACGCCGACGGCCGCGCCGCCGTCGCCCGCCTGCTCGCAAGCTGGAAGAAGGGCGCGATCGTCGTCAGCCACGACCGCGAGCTGCTGCGCGACATGGACCGCATCGTCGAGCTCTCGTCGCTCGGCGCGCGCGTCTATGGCGGCAATTACGACCTCTATGCCGAACGGAAGGCAGCCGAGCGGGCAACGGCGGCGCGCGATCTCGATCTCGCCAAAAGCGAGGCCAAGGCCACGGAGCGCCGCATCCAGGCGGCGGTCGAGCGCCAGCAGAAACGCGACGGCGCGGGCGCACGAAGCCGCGCCAAGGGCGACCAGGCGCGGATCCTGGTCGACGCCAAGCGCGATCGCAGCGAGCGCACGAAGGGCGCGATCGGCCAGCGCGCCGAGCGCCAGCGCCTGGCCGTCTCCGAGACGCTCGCCAGCGCCGAGGCCGAGGTGGAGCGGGTGGAGACGCTGGGGATCGCGCTGCCTTCGACCGGCCTGCCGGCGAGCCGCGTCGTGCTCGCCGTCGAGCGGGCGGGCTTCGCCTATCCGGGTGAACCGCCCGTCATCGCCGATTTCAGCCTCACCCTGACCGGGCCGGAACGGATCGCGCTGACCGGCCCGAACGGCGCCGGCAAGTCGACGCTGCTCCGGCTCGCGAGCGGCGACATCGAGCCGACCGAGGGCCGCGTGCTCCGCCCGGTCGCCTCGGCGAGGCTCGACCAGAGCGTCGGCATTCTCGATCCCGCGCTATCGATCGTCGAGAACTTCCGCCGGCTGAACCCTGACGCCAGCCTCAACCACGCCCACGCCATGCTCGCGCGCTTCCTTTTCCGCAACCAGGCGGCGCTGAAGCCGGTGCATGCGCTTTCCGGCGGCGAGACGCTCAGGGCCGGCCTCGCCTGCGCGCTCGGCGGCGCGACGCCGCCCGGCCTCCTCATCCTCGACGAGCCGACCAACCATCTCGACCTCGATTCGATCGCAGCGATCGAGGCGGCGCTCCGGGATTTCGACGGCGCGCTGCTGGTGACCAGCCACGACGAGGATTTCCTCGCCGCGATCGGCGTGACGCGGCGCATCGTCCTGTCGCGCGATACGGTCAGCCCTGCGAAGCCGGGCCCAGTGCGTTGA
- the mutY gene encoding A/G-specific adenine glycosylase, giving the protein MIPSPPPPRAADLLAWYDRHARRLPWRTPPAERRAGVKPDPYRVWLSEIMLQQTNVTTVKPYFEDFLARWPSVADLAAASNEDVMKAWAGLGYYSRARNLKACADTVVREHGGRFPDTAAGLRELPGIGAYTSAAIAAIAHDEPAAVVDGNVERVLSRIFAVETPLPAAKKEIAELQARLTPAKRAGDYAQAMMDLGATLCTPKRPACSLCPWEKSCTAHARGTEELYPRKAAKTDRPERAGAAFVAIRSDGAILLRKRAERGLLGGMTEVPGSDWIPGPAPAPGPGAAPFPADWQRVTAPVVHVFTHFRLTLDIWHVRLPEAHPAPADAWWASATELPHEALPSVMKKAIEAAAPGATRKRK; this is encoded by the coding sequence ATGATTCCGAGCCCCCCGCCGCCCCGCGCCGCCGACCTTCTCGCCTGGTACGACCGTCACGCCCGCCGGCTCCCCTGGCGGACGCCGCCGGCCGAGCGCCGCGCCGGCGTGAAGCCCGATCCCTACCGGGTCTGGCTCTCCGAGATCATGCTGCAGCAGACCAATGTGACGACGGTGAAGCCGTATTTCGAGGACTTCCTGGCGCGCTGGCCTTCGGTCGCCGACCTCGCCGCGGCCTCGAACGAGGACGTCATGAAGGCCTGGGCCGGGCTCGGCTATTATTCGCGCGCCCGCAATCTGAAGGCCTGCGCCGACACGGTCGTGCGCGAGCATGGTGGCCGTTTTCCAGACACGGCCGCGGGCCTGCGCGAACTGCCCGGGATCGGCGCCTATACCTCGGCGGCGATTGCCGCGATCGCGCATGACGAGCCGGCGGCGGTGGTCGACGGCAATGTCGAGCGGGTGCTGTCGCGGATCTTCGCGGTCGAGACGCCGCTTCCCGCCGCCAAGAAGGAGATCGCCGAGTTGCAGGCGCGGCTGACGCCCGCGAAGCGCGCCGGCGACTATGCGCAGGCGATGATGGATCTCGGCGCGACGCTCTGCACGCCAAAGCGGCCGGCCTGCTCGCTCTGCCCGTGGGAAAAATCCTGCACGGCTCATGCGCGCGGCACCGAGGAGCTCTATCCCCGCAAGGCCGCGAAAACAGACCGGCCCGAGCGCGCCGGCGCCGCCTTCGTCGCCATCCGCTCGGACGGCGCGATTCTGCTTCGCAAGCGCGCCGAGCGCGGCCTGCTCGGCGGCATGACCGAGGTGCCGGGCTCCGACTGGATCCCCGGCCCCGCACCAGCGCCGGGTCCGGGCGCCGCCCCCTTCCCGGCCGACTGGCAGCGCGTCACCGCGCCCGTCGTGCATGTCTTCACCCATTTCCGCCTGACGCTCGACATCTGGCATGTCCGCCTGCCGGAGGCGCATCCGGCGCCGGCCGATGCCTGGTGGGCGAGCGCCACCGAGTTGCCGCACGAGGCGTTGCCGAGCGTGATGAAGAAGGCGATCGAGGCGGCTGCCCCCGGAGCGACGCGCAAACGGAAATGA